From the genome of Anaerobranca gottschalkii DSM 13577:
TTCCTTTATTTTTTTCCGATTTCTCTTTAAATTGGGTCATTCTATTAAGTTCACCTAAGTAAGTATGGCAGCCTAAAATCCAGGCTAATTCAGTGTGCTGTGGTACATGGGATTGAAAGAAAATAATATTTTTTTCTGGGTCAAGGCCACAGGCTAAGTATTGGGCTAAAAAAGAAAGGCAAGAATTTCTAAATTCTTTTGGATCATGTTTTACTGTAAGGGAATGTAAATCAACTATGGAATAAAGGCATTGATAGTCATCTTCTAAAGCTTTCCAGTTTTGGACAGCACCAATGTAATTACCTAAAGTTAAGCTCCCTGTTGGCTGTGCACCACTAAAAACAATTTTTTTCTCCATAAAAAAACCTCCTTTAAAATATATAAAACCCCTTCATCTCCTTAGAGACGAAGAGGTTACTCTCCGCGGTACCACTCTATTTGGCAAAGTTTTGCCCTCTTTAATCCCGATAACGGAGGAAACCGGCCTAACCTACTGCTCTTTCAGCTAGGCACTCATAAGTCCATTCAGTAAAGCCTTTGTATCGGTTTCCACCACTACCGACTCTCTGTAAACAAAGGGCTAAACCTACTACTCTTAATCATCGTTTTTAAATATATTTTTTAAAAATTATAGCCTAAAAATTCTTACAAGTCAAATTGGGTATAATAATTTTGGAAAAAATTATTTTTTTGCAGGAAAATTGGGATATTGTGTTGAATTGATATAGTGAAAAAAAGGACGTATATAATAAAAAGATAAAGGGAGGTGAAATCCCTTGCATCTGGAAAAATTGGGTAAAGAACACATTAACCAGTTGTTTGAAGGGATTCTATTGCTAGAAGATTTAGATGAGTGTTATAGATTTTTTGAGGACTTATGTACAGTTAATGAAGTGAAATCTTTAGCCCAGCGTCTAGAAGTTGCTAGAATGTTGAAAAATGGAATGACATATCAGAAGATAGAAGAGGCAACAGGTGCCAGCACCGCTACTATCAGTAGAGTTAAAAGGTGTTTAGAGTATGGTGAAGGTGGTTATAATACTATCTTAGAAAGGCTTGAAAAAAAGAATCAAAATAAATAAATTTTGCTAGCGCTCAAATAGCGCTATTTTTTTGTCCTTTTATTCATATAAATTATAAAAAGGAAAAAAGGGGGATATTATAAAGTGGAATTTTATTTAATATTAGTGATTTTTTTACTCCTTATTTATTTGAGTTTAAAACTTAGAAATATAAATAGAAGGACAGTAGCGGAATCCTATGGTTTTGAGCCAGTGGAATCTCCCATATCCAAAAGCATAGTTGAATTAATTTCTACAGCGGGAGGGATATATATATCTTTAACTTTAGCACTATCATTTTTAAAAATAGACTATGCCCCAATGTATCAATTATTAGGGGTAGAATTTGACATTTTAGCCCTTTTATCTATTATTTTAGCTATTTTTCAACCGGTGATAGTGTTTATTTATAACAAGCTAAAAATGAAGGTATAATATTGCATAGAACAAAGGTTTGAATTAGAATAGATTATATATTATATAATTATAGAATAGATAGGAAAGGATTTTGCTATATGAATTTAACAAATTTAAATCCTAAGCAGAGGGAAGCGGTACAATGTACAGAAGGGCCCCTATTAATTATTGCTGGAGCAGGGTCAGGGAAAACTCGGGTTTTAACCCACCGTATTGCCTACATTTTAAGCCAGGGTTTGGCTAAACCTTGGGAAATATTGGCGATAACTTTTACTAACAAAGCGGCAGCAGAGATGTTAGAAAGGGTTGAAAATATGGTTTTTGGTGGGAAAGAAATGTGGATTTCCACCTTCCACTCTGCTTGTGTGAGAATACTTCGCCGTGAAGCTAACCACATAGGTTTTGACACTAACTTTAATATATATGACGGTTCAGATCAAACTAAATTGATTAAAGATTGTTTAAAGGAACTGAATATAGATGATAAAAAATTCCCACCTCGGAATTTTATTGGAGCAATTTCCAAAGCAAAAAATCTCTTGATTACTGCAGGGGATTATTCTCCTAAAGATTATTTTGAAACTTTAGTTTCAAAAGTGTACAAGCTTTATCAAAGGAAACTAAAGAATAATAATGCAATGGATTTTGATGATTTGATTATGGAAACGGTCAGACTTTTCCAGGAAAATCCTGAAATACTTCAAAAGTACCAACAAAGGTTTAAATATATCTTAGTAGATGAATATCAAGATACCAACCACAGCCAATATGTATTGATAAACTTATTAGCTGGATATCATAGGAACCTTTGTGTAGTAGGTGATGATGATCAGTCAATTTATCTTTTTAGAGGTGCCGATGTTACTAATATTTTAGATTTTGAAAAAGATTATCCAGAAGCTAAAGTGATTAAGTTAGAACAAAACTACCGTTCTACAGGTAATATTCTAGAGGCAGCTAATGATGTTATAAAGAAAAATAGTAGTAGAAAGAATAAAAGACTATGGACCGATAAACCAAAGGGAGAAAAGATAGTATTTTACCAGGCTGAAAACAGTGAAGCTGAGGGAAGGTTTATTGCCGAAGAAATAGAAAAATATGTAAAACAAGGTAGAAGCTATGGGGATATGGCAGTCCTTTATCGTACCAATGCCATGTCCAGGGTATTAGAAGAAAGTTTGTTAAAGAGCGGTATTCCTTATATTATTTATGGAGCTACAGAGTTTTACCAACGGAAAGAAATTAAGGATATTTTGGCCTACATGAAAATCCTAGTTAATTCCAATGATAACCTAAGTGTTGTTAGGGTAATTAATGTTCCTAAAAGGGGTATAGGTGATTCTACTGTAGATAAATTATTAAAATTTGCAGAAGAAAACAATCTTTCCCTTTATCAAGTTTTACAGTTCCATAGCGAAAAAATTGCCCCAAGAAGTAAGGGAAAAATCCAGGAATTTGTAGAACTTATCGAAACTTTAAAAAGGATGGCAGAGTATTTAACAGTTACTGAGTTATTAGATGAAGTTGTTAACCGTTCTGGTTATGGAGCCATGTTAAAGACAGAGAATACAGAAGAAGCCCGTTCCAGGCTAGAGAATATACAAGAATTAGCTACTGTTACCCAAGAATTTGATAATAATAAAGATGGTGGATTAGCTGAATTTATTCAAGAAATATCCTTAAATACCGATAATCAAAGGACAGAAGGAGAAAAAGATGTAGTTAAATTATTGACCCTCCACTCTGCTAAAGGTCTAGAATTTCCTATAGTCTTTATAGCAGGGATGGAAGAGAGGATATTTCCCCATATCCGCTCCTATGAAGAGCCTCGGGAAATGGAAGAGGAACGGAGATTGTGCTATGTGGGGATTACCAGGGCAATGGAAAAACTATATTTAACCTGTGCCCAGTATCGTACTTTGTATGGTCGAACTGATAGAAACCCCGTATCCCGATTTGTTGAGGATATAAATCCTGAACTTTTAGAAAATCGCAGCCCAGGAGGATTTAATGTCCGGGAATTATATACTAAAACCGTTAGCGAGAGGGATAATATTTATGCTAAACCGGTAAAACAAAATCTAGGGATTCCTTATGAAGTTGGAATGGTGGTAGAGCATAAAAAGTTTGGTCAGGGTATAATAATAAGCATACAACCTTTAGGTGATGATCAAGCACTTACCATAAACTTTGAACAAGGGGGAATAAAAAAACTGATGGCCAGTTTTGCTCCTTTAAAAGTGATGGAAAATTAGGGGGATTGTAATGGATAAAAATACAATGGATAAAAAAAGGATAGAAGAACTAAGGGAGTTATTGCATAAATATGATTACCATTACCATGTATTAGATCAACCATTAGTTGAAGATAGTACTTATGACCTTTTACTAAAAGAATTAAAAGAATTAGAGGATAAATATCCAGAATTTATAACTCCCGACTCCCCTACACAAAGAGTGGGGGGGCAGGTTTTACAAGGCTTTAAAACTGTTACCCATAAAACTCCTATGTTAAGTTTAAATAATGCCTTTAATGAAGGGGATTTAAAGGATTTTGCCAACAGAATCTATAAAACCTTAGGGGAAAAGGTTAAATTTGTATGTGAGCTAAAAATTGACGGTTTAGCAGTATCCTTGATCTACCAAGGGGGTATATTAGTTCAAGGGGCTACTAGGGGAGATGGTGAAACAGGGGAAGATATAACCCAAAATATCAAGGCTATTAAAGCCATTCCCTTAAAACTTCAAAGGCCGGTGGATTTAGAAGTTAGAGGAGAGGTATATATGCCTAAGAAATCCTTTGAACTTCTAAATAGGGAAAGGGGAGAAAAAGGGGAACCCTTATTTGCCAATCCTCGAAATGCAGCTGCGGGGACATTGCGACAATTAGACCCTAAAATTGTAGGGAGTAGAAACTTAGCTGCCTTTTTCTACGGGTTAGTAGAGGGTCCGGACTTAGGTGATAGTCATCTAGAAAATCTCCAAAAAATTAAAGAATTAGGACTCCCGATAAATCCATATATTGCAGTGTTTGATGAAATAGAAGAGGTTATAAAGTATTGCCAAAGGTGGCATGAAGAAAGAAATTCTTTACCTTATGAAATCGATGGTATTGTTGTCAAAGTTGATTCACTATCAAGACAGCAAAAGCTAGGCTTTACAGCTAAAAGCCCAAGGTGGGCTATCGCTTATAAATTTCCAGCTCAAAGGGCTATCTCAGTTGTGAAAGATATAGAACTTACAGTAGGTAGGACAGGGGCTATAACACCAACGGCAATTTTAGAACCTGTTCAGATTGCTGGTACTACAGTAAGTAGAGCTTCACTCCATAATAGCGATTATATAATAGAAAAAGATATCCGCATTGGCGATACTGTTGTTGTTCAAAAAGCTGGGGATATTATTCCAGAGATAGTGGAAGTATTAAAGGAAAAACGGTCAGGGGAAGAACAGCCTTTTATCATGCCCCAAAAATGTCCAGTATGTCAAAATGATGCAGTACGGTTGGATGGAGAAGCCGCTTATAGGTGTATTAACCCTAAATGTCCCGCCCAAATTAAAGAGTTAATCATTCATTATGCTTCTAGGGGAGCTATGGATATCGAAGGATTAGGACCTTCCATTGTAGAGCAACTGTATGAAACTGGACTAATAAAAGACGTAGCAGATCTCTACCATTTAAAAGTAGAGGACTTGGTGAATTTAGAGAGATTTGCCCAAAAATCTGCCCAAAATTTAATAAAAGCTATTGCCAAATCAAAGGAACAACCGTTAAATAGGCTATTGTTTGGCTTAGGAATTCGTTTTGTAGGTCAAAAGGCGGCAAAATTATTGGCTAAAGAATTTAAAGAATTAGATCTTTTAATGAATGCAGATTATAATAGATTGATAGAGATACCGGAGATTGGTGATAAAATAGCTAATAGTATTGTGGAGTATTTCTCCAACCCCGATGCTTTACAATTGATTGAACGTCTGAAAAAGGCAGGGGTTAATATGAAAGAAGAAGGGGCCAAAACTCCCAAGGATAGTATTTTAGCTGGCAAGACAGTCGTACTTACAGGAACTTTAGAACATTTTTCTAGAAAAGAGGCTCAAGAAGCTGTTGAATCTTTAGGGGGTAAAGTTGCTGGAAGTGTCAGCAAAAAAACTGATTTAGTAATTTGTGGGGAAAATGCTGGTAGTAAATTAGAAAAAGCAAAGGAATTAGGTATTCCAGTAAAAGATGAGCAATTTCTTTTAGAAATAATAAAAGAATTTAAATAACAGTTTTTTAAAAGGCTGTCCTACATATTTTCTTATCTTTAGGATATACTACCGTCAATTTCTAACAAATATCATGAAGGGATTGGTAGTATATGCCTAAGAAAATTATTTTAAAACATTTGTGGGAAAGTATTCTAATAGGGATTGTTTCATCTATGATTGTGACAGCCTTTTTTATGCCATATTACGATATCCATCATAGGGTAAAAAAACATGTTAATGAAGTTCTAACTGCTTTTAATCCTCTAGAAGAAGTAGTTTGGGAAGTGCAGTTACAGGATTCAAATACAAGATTGATTTTATTTGATGATATCAGGAAAATGACAGGTACTATTTTTAGCCCAACCCTTTTATTTAGTAAAGATAAGAATCAAGAAGGAACAATGTTTTTTACCAGCTTTGATTTTTTTATGAAAAACAGTTATGTTGTAGGGGAACAAGTTGAAATTATGGGGCTTAATGGGTTATTTGCAGGTTTTTATTACTCAGAACATCCTTATGGGGAAGACTTTTTAGTTATAGTTAGTGATAAACTAGAAAAATTGGATTATCAAGGTGAAATGAAAAATTTTAAATTAGGAGAAAGTTATAAATATCCTTTACTTCCTAGGGGATTTAGGGGTTTAAGGTTATTATACTTTTTGCTTTTTTGCGGGATATTGTATTTTATCTATGGATTGTTATCAATAGTTTTAGATACAACTTATGATTATTTAAAAGAGAATTTGATGCGGTTATCTATTGTATCTTGTACAATTATCATTTCTTTAACAACTTATGGCTTTTTTATCAATACCTATAGTTTTTATACAATTATTACAGCATGTATATTAGCTATAACTGCTAATTTAATGATGGTTTTGCCTCTTTTACTTTTTTGGTTAGGGAAAATATTTCTTAGAAGGTATAACCTTTAAAGTAAATTATAATACTAAAAAAAGTAAAGGAGGTTAAAGAAATGGATATTCAAAAGGCTTTAGACAAAATTCCAGGTCCAGTAGGTATTTTAGGTGCCATCGATGGGGATAATCATCGGATAATTACAGTTTCTTGGTTTACTCAAGTATCTAAAAATCCCCCTCAACTGTTAGTGTGTGTATCACCCCAAAGCTCTGTCCACCCAATAATAAACAAAAGTAAAGAATTTGTCCTTACCATTTTATCTAAGGATATGGAGGAAGTGGCTAGAATTTGTGGACATACTTCAGAAAATGTTAGTGATAAACTAGATACTGCTAAATTAACTACTAAAACTAGTAAAAAAGTTAAAGTAGCTTCCATTAATGAAGGAATATTCAATTTAGAATGTCAGGTAACAGGTGAGTTTACTGGAGGAGATCACACTATTTTTGTAGGAGAAGTCCTTTATGTAGATGAAATAAAAGAAGAAAAACCTTTAATTTTTTATAATAGGGATTTAGTTACAGTAGATTATTCCCTATCGAAGTAAACCTATTGGTGTGATTTATTGTATGATAAATCACACCATTTTATTTTTGCTTAGGAAAGTATAGATTGCTAGGTATGTGGATAAATGTTATTATGTAGTGGGGTGAGTTGTTTATGGCTACGGGAATAATAAAACAAATATTTGAAGATAAATGGGGAGAGTTTAAAGAAAAATACCCAATTAGGCCAACAGTATTGTCAGAAGTAAAAAAGATGCTAACTTGTAAAGATATGAGTGAAGGATATAGCAAATTTTGTTGTCCGACATGTAATGAAGTCAGATATGTAGGCTTTACCTGTAAGAGTCGCTTCTGTACATCTTGTGGTCGGAAAGCAACAGAACAGTGGGTAGAAAAATTAAGCA
Proteins encoded in this window:
- a CDS encoding YerC/YecD family TrpR-related protein, producing the protein MHLEKLGKEHINQLFEGILLLEDLDECYRFFEDLCTVNEVKSLAQRLEVARMLKNGMTYQKIEEATGASTATISRVKRCLEYGEGGYNTILERLEKKNQNK
- the pcrA gene encoding DNA helicase PcrA, yielding MNLTNLNPKQREAVQCTEGPLLIIAGAGSGKTRVLTHRIAYILSQGLAKPWEILAITFTNKAAAEMLERVENMVFGGKEMWISTFHSACVRILRREANHIGFDTNFNIYDGSDQTKLIKDCLKELNIDDKKFPPRNFIGAISKAKNLLITAGDYSPKDYFETLVSKVYKLYQRKLKNNNAMDFDDLIMETVRLFQENPEILQKYQQRFKYILVDEYQDTNHSQYVLINLLAGYHRNLCVVGDDDQSIYLFRGADVTNILDFEKDYPEAKVIKLEQNYRSTGNILEAANDVIKKNSSRKNKRLWTDKPKGEKIVFYQAENSEAEGRFIAEEIEKYVKQGRSYGDMAVLYRTNAMSRVLEESLLKSGIPYIIYGATEFYQRKEIKDILAYMKILVNSNDNLSVVRVINVPKRGIGDSTVDKLLKFAEENNLSLYQVLQFHSEKIAPRSKGKIQEFVELIETLKRMAEYLTVTELLDEVVNRSGYGAMLKTENTEEARSRLENIQELATVTQEFDNNKDGGLAEFIQEISLNTDNQRTEGEKDVVKLLTLHSAKGLEFPIVFIAGMEERIFPHIRSYEEPREMEEERRLCYVGITRAMEKLYLTCAQYRTLYGRTDRNPVSRFVEDINPELLENRSPGGFNVRELYTKTVSERDNIYAKPVKQNLGIPYEVGMVVEHKKFGQGIIISIQPLGDDQALTINFEQGGIKKLMASFAPLKVMEN
- the ligA gene encoding NAD-dependent DNA ligase LigA; the encoded protein is MDKNTMDKKRIEELRELLHKYDYHYHVLDQPLVEDSTYDLLLKELKELEDKYPEFITPDSPTQRVGGQVLQGFKTVTHKTPMLSLNNAFNEGDLKDFANRIYKTLGEKVKFVCELKIDGLAVSLIYQGGILVQGATRGDGETGEDITQNIKAIKAIPLKLQRPVDLEVRGEVYMPKKSFELLNRERGEKGEPLFANPRNAAAGTLRQLDPKIVGSRNLAAFFYGLVEGPDLGDSHLENLQKIKELGLPINPYIAVFDEIEEVIKYCQRWHEERNSLPYEIDGIVVKVDSLSRQQKLGFTAKSPRWAIAYKFPAQRAISVVKDIELTVGRTGAITPTAILEPVQIAGTTVSRASLHNSDYIIEKDIRIGDTVVVQKAGDIIPEIVEVLKEKRSGEEQPFIMPQKCPVCQNDAVRLDGEAAYRCINPKCPAQIKELIIHYASRGAMDIEGLGPSIVEQLYETGLIKDVADLYHLKVEDLVNLERFAQKSAQNLIKAIAKSKEQPLNRLLFGLGIRFVGQKAAKLLAKEFKELDLLMNADYNRLIEIPEIGDKIANSIVEYFSNPDALQLIERLKKAGVNMKEEGAKTPKDSILAGKTVVLTGTLEHFSRKEAQEAVESLGGKVAGSVSKKTDLVICGENAGSKLEKAKELGIPVKDEQFLLEIIKEFK
- a CDS encoding flavin reductase family protein, giving the protein MDIQKALDKIPGPVGILGAIDGDNHRIITVSWFTQVSKNPPQLLVCVSPQSSVHPIINKSKEFVLTILSKDMEEVARICGHTSENVSDKLDTAKLTTKTSKKVKVASINEGIFNLECQVTGEFTGGDHTIFVGEVLYVDEIKEEKPLIFYNRDLVTVDYSLSK
- a CDS encoding transposase zinc-binding domain-containing protein, with protein sequence MATGIIKQIFEDKWGEFKEKYPIRPTVLSEVKKMLTCKDMSEGYSKFCCPTCNEVRYVGFTCKSRFCTSCGRKATEQWVEKLS